A genomic segment from Streptomyces sp. NBC_01233 encodes:
- a CDS encoding GNAT family N-acetyltransferase, which translates to MEYRYATEADAPAMAELFAANHHDALTERQRAEQGFVQGRFDAGVLRAMARAGELLVADDRGRVAGLLALSVAADLADPSPPVAGLLRAQDALEWEGHPLAEARWLLYGPVVVDAAYRGRGVARALFTMAVAAASERADVVVAFIEAGNVPSWRVHVDGFGMTPLGDYVAGGRTYSAVAASTT; encoded by the coding sequence ATGGAGTACCGGTACGCCACCGAGGCCGACGCGCCCGCCATGGCCGAGCTCTTCGCCGCCAACCACCACGACGCCCTGACGGAGCGGCAACGGGCGGAGCAGGGGTTCGTGCAGGGCCGCTTCGACGCCGGCGTCCTGCGGGCGATGGCCCGGGCCGGGGAGCTGCTGGTCGCGGACGACCGCGGCCGGGTCGCCGGCCTGCTCGCCCTGTCGGTCGCCGCGGATCTGGCCGATCCGTCGCCGCCGGTCGCGGGGCTGCTCCGGGCCCAGGACGCCCTGGAGTGGGAGGGGCACCCGCTCGCCGAGGCGCGGTGGCTGCTCTACGGGCCGGTCGTGGTCGATGCCGCGTACCGGGGGCGGGGTGTGGCCCGGGCCCTGTTCACCATGGCCGTGGCGGCGGCCTCGGAGCGGGCCGACGTCGTGGTGGCGTTCATCGAAGCCGGCAACGTGCCGTCCTGGAGGGTGCACGTCGACGGCTTCGGCATGACCCCGCTGGGCGACTACGTCGCGGGCGGGCGCACGTACAGCGCGGTCGCCGCGTCGACCACCTAG
- a CDS encoding SCO4983 family protein: MYEPIRTKSVVHRMGAAPSDYPRSSRGEALDTQLAGHLAALLAVTDELGLDEAAAEIAVQVTRLRGSQPARAQRRPAADVAALHQRAHDLAARALLVAASRADTTVAILAAERMDAHAAALKSADLAGAL; this comes from the coding sequence ATGTACGAGCCGATCCGCACCAAGTCGGTCGTCCACCGCATGGGCGCCGCCCCGTCCGACTACCCGCGCAGCAGCCGCGGCGAAGCCCTGGACACCCAGCTCGCCGGCCACCTCGCGGCCCTGCTCGCCGTCACCGACGAGCTCGGGCTCGACGAGGCCGCCGCCGAGATCGCCGTCCAGGTCACCCGGCTGCGCGGGTCCCAGCCCGCGCGTGCGCAGCGGCGCCCCGCCGCGGACGTCGCCGCGCTGCACCAGCGCGCGCACGACCTCGCCGCCCGCGCGCTCCTCGTCGCCGCCTCCCGCGCCGACACCACCGTCGCGATCCTCGCCGCCGAGCGCATGGACGCGCACGCCGCCGCCCTGAAGTCCGCGGACCTGGCCGGCGCCCTCTAG
- a CDS encoding RDD family protein gives MSFGDPNNPYGQQPPQGQPGYPQQAPQGVPPQYGYPQQPPQGAAPQYGYPQQTPPPPAYGAYPQPGMPGMPGAGMPPLAHWGLRVGAYLLDALIIAGPMYAVIGIGAAVAGGDSDSVAAGVLSLVGFLYAIGMGLFQLHKEGTTGQTTGKKVVGISLHREADGATLGFGMAFVRKLAHMLDGIPCYIGWLWPLWDAKKQTFADKVCGTVVVKVK, from the coding sequence ATGAGCTTCGGCGACCCGAACAACCCCTACGGCCAGCAGCCCCCGCAGGGCCAGCCCGGCTACCCGCAGCAGGCCCCGCAGGGAGTCCCCCCGCAGTACGGCTACCCGCAGCAGCCCCCGCAGGGCGCGGCTCCGCAGTACGGCTACCCGCAGCAGACGCCTCCGCCGCCGGCCTACGGCGCGTACCCGCAGCCGGGGATGCCGGGGATGCCGGGCGCGGGCATGCCGCCGCTGGCCCACTGGGGTCTGCGCGTCGGCGCGTACCTGCTCGACGCGCTGATCATCGCCGGCCCGATGTACGCGGTGATCGGCATCGGCGCGGCCGTCGCCGGCGGCGACTCCGACTCCGTGGCGGCCGGTGTGCTCAGCCTCGTCGGCTTCCTGTACGCCATCGGCATGGGCCTCTTCCAGCTCCACAAGGAGGGCACCACCGGCCAGACGACCGGCAAGAAGGTCGTCGGGATCAGCCTGCACCGCGAGGCCGACGGCGCGACCCTCGGCTTCGGCATGGCCTTCGTGCGCAAGCTGGCGCACATGCTGGACGGCATCCCCTGCTACATCGGCTGGCTGTGGCCGCTGTGGGACGCCAAGAAGCAGACCTTCGCCGACAAGGTGTGCGGCACCGTCGTCGTCAAGGTCAAGTGA
- a CDS encoding substrate-binding and vWA domain-containing protein — MRRGWIGALIALATLATATACTSEGPAEPAESKYREGHLRVLASSELSDMEPVLKAAKAATGVTVDLTASGTLDAVEQIASGKADGKYDAIWLSSNDYLRLRPEAAGKLSSETPVMSSPVAIGVKPQALARLGWKPGEVTWSAVHEAVAGGKLTYGMTDPVRSNSGFSALVSVASGLSGAQAALSEADVKTARPKLKEFFAGQKLTSGSSGWLATAYGKRADVDALVNYESVLLSMNRDAKDVKAPLTVIRPRDGVVTAHYPLTLLTSAPEGARDAGRALTDYLRGPEAQKAITEQTFRRPVAAGVTPAAGLDPEKRHELPFPGSRSVADGLLASYENELRRPSRTVYVLDTSGSMSEEDRIGRLKSALTDLTGSGSSGTGQRFRDREEVTLLPFGSKVKKVRTHVVEPGNPGPALDAIRGDVKSLEPDGGTAVYGSLEAAYQHLGKGGGDAFTSIVLMTDGENTEGVGARHFDSFYAALPEAQKQTPVFAVLFGDSDRKELTHITELTGGRLFDATGVGVPPAVAGGGSLAGAFEEIRGYQ; from the coding sequence GTGAGGCGGGGCTGGATCGGTGCGCTGATCGCACTCGCCACGCTCGCCACGGCGACGGCCTGCACCTCCGAGGGCCCGGCCGAGCCTGCGGAGTCGAAGTACAGGGAGGGCCACCTGCGGGTGCTGGCGTCCAGTGAGCTCTCCGACATGGAGCCCGTGCTGAAGGCCGCGAAGGCGGCCACCGGGGTCACGGTCGACCTGACCGCGTCCGGGACCCTCGACGCGGTCGAGCAGATCGCCTCGGGCAAGGCCGACGGGAAGTACGACGCGATCTGGCTGTCCTCCAACGACTACCTGCGGCTGCGGCCCGAGGCCGCCGGGAAGCTGTCCAGCGAGACCCCGGTGATGTCCTCGCCGGTGGCCATCGGCGTGAAGCCGCAGGCGCTGGCCCGGCTGGGCTGGAAGCCCGGCGAGGTGACCTGGTCCGCGGTGCACGAGGCGGTGGCCGGCGGGAAGCTGACGTACGGGATGACGGACCCGGTGCGCTCCAACTCCGGTTTCTCCGCCCTGGTCTCGGTGGCGTCGGGGCTGTCGGGCGCGCAGGCGGCGCTGAGCGAGGCCGACGTGAAGACGGCCCGGCCCAAGCTCAAGGAGTTCTTCGCCGGGCAGAAGCTGACTTCGGGTTCCTCCGGCTGGCTGGCGACCGCGTACGGCAAGCGCGCTGACGTGGACGCGCTGGTGAACTACGAGTCGGTGCTGCTGTCCATGAACAGGGACGCGAAGGACGTGAAGGCGCCGCTGACGGTGATCCGGCCGCGCGACGGCGTGGTCACGGCGCACTACCCGCTGACCCTGCTGACCTCCGCCCCGGAAGGGGCCCGCGATGCGGGGCGGGCGCTGACGGACTACCTGCGCGGCCCCGAGGCGCAGAAGGCGATCACCGAGCAGACCTTCCGCCGGCCGGTAGCGGCCGGGGTGACGCCGGCCGCCGGGCTGGACCCGGAGAAGCGGCACGAGCTGCCCTTCCCGGGCTCGCGTTCGGTCGCGGACGGGCTGCTGGCCTCGTACGAGAACGAGCTGCGCCGGCCCTCGCGGACGGTGTACGTGCTGGACACCTCGGGTTCGATGAGCGAGGAGGACCGCATCGGGCGGCTGAAGTCGGCGCTCACCGATCTGACGGGCAGCGGGAGTTCGGGCACGGGGCAGCGGTTCCGGGACCGTGAGGAGGTGACGTTGCTGCCCTTCGGGTCCAAGGTGAAGAAGGTGCGCACGCACGTCGTCGAGCCCGGCAATCCGGGGCCGGCCCTGGACGCGATCCGCGGCGACGTGAAGTCGCTGGAGCCGGACGGGGGCACGGCGGTCTACGGCAGCCTGGAGGCGGCCTACCAGCACCTCGGCAAGGGCGGCGGGGACGCGTTCACCTCGATCGTGCTGATGACGGACGGGGAGAACACCGAGGGCGTCGGGGCCAGGCACTTCGACTCCTTCTACGCGGCCCTGCCCGAGGCGCAGAAGCAGACGCCGGTCTTCGCGGTGCTGTTCGGGGACTCGGACCGCAAGGAGCTCACCCACATCACCGAACTGACCGGCGGGCGGCTCTTCGACGCCACCGGCGTGGGGGTCCCCCCAGCGGTAGCCGGGGGAGGTTCGCTGGCCGGAGCCTTCGAGGAGATCCGTGGCTACCAATAG
- a CDS encoding macro domain-containing protein, which translates to MKPLRIIAGDATSPQAKGPKVIAHVCNDLGGWGKGFVLAVSKRWPEPEAAYRAWHRGRGGNDFGLGAVQVVRVKPDVWVANMVGQRGMRTGSGGPPIRYDAVRRCLGALADHAVDLGAGVHMPRIGCGLAGGAWSRIEPLITDALCARDVEVTVYDHR; encoded by the coding sequence ATGAAGCCGCTCAGGATTATCGCCGGGGACGCGACGAGTCCCCAGGCCAAGGGGCCCAAGGTCATAGCCCATGTCTGCAATGACCTCGGCGGGTGGGGGAAGGGCTTCGTGCTGGCCGTCTCGAAGCGGTGGCCCGAGCCCGAGGCGGCGTACCGGGCCTGGCACCGGGGGCGCGGCGGGAACGACTTCGGGCTCGGCGCCGTGCAGGTGGTGCGGGTGAAGCCCGATGTGTGGGTGGCCAACATGGTCGGGCAGCGCGGGATGCGCACCGGGAGCGGGGGGCCGCCGATCCGCTACGACGCCGTCCGGCGCTGCCTCGGCGCGCTGGCCGATCACGCCGTCGACCTGGGCGCCGGTGTCCACATGCCGCGCATCGGGTGCGGGCTCGCGGGCGGCGCCTGGTCGCGCATCGAGCCGCTGATCACCGACGCGCTGTGCGCACGGGACGTGGAGGTGACCGTCTATGACCACCGGTGA
- a CDS encoding substrate-binding domain-containing protein, with protein MRRILGIVLGLLLIGGVLYVVAFQGQDHPETTATKTVRGVIGSEKSEFFRDPDVVKALADKGYTVKTETSGSWAMDQLALKEFDFAFPSSSEPAKEVAAAAGLKGAQETKPFYSPLVVIARANAAKVLAGNGLAKMTGKNLGTLLMGPFLKAAAEDRTWQQLPGSSAHTELTGTLFIKTTDPASSNSGALFLAATSNVANANSVVADDAGIERTAPLMRKLISVQGALEQSTDDPFRAFISGSGEPLILVYESQVASLLLQHQDPGDMVVLYPDTTVNTAHTFVPLTGQAKELGTLLATDPRLRELAVQRGFRPQDGVPEFTAATAPHAGYLNPGLTGIRQVGTPTVKILMALAQRAKSEGPTP; from the coding sequence GTGAGACGCATCCTAGGAATCGTCCTGGGCCTCCTCCTGATCGGCGGCGTGCTCTACGTCGTCGCCTTCCAGGGGCAGGATCACCCAGAAACCACGGCAACGAAGACCGTGCGTGGCGTCATCGGCTCGGAGAAGTCCGAATTCTTCCGCGACCCCGACGTCGTCAAGGCCCTTGCAGACAAGGGCTACACCGTGAAGACGGAGACCTCGGGCTCCTGGGCGATGGACCAACTCGCCCTCAAGGAGTTCGACTTCGCCTTCCCCAGCAGCAGTGAACCCGCCAAGGAGGTCGCGGCCGCCGCCGGGCTCAAGGGCGCCCAGGAGACCAAGCCCTTCTACTCCCCGCTCGTGGTCATCGCCCGCGCCAACGCCGCCAAGGTGCTGGCCGGCAACGGCCTCGCCAAGATGACCGGCAAGAACCTCGGGACCCTGCTCATGGGCCCCTTCCTCAAGGCCGCCGCCGAGGACCGCACGTGGCAGCAACTGCCCGGTTCCTCCGCCCACACCGAGCTGACCGGCACGCTGTTCATCAAGACCACCGACCCGGCCTCCTCCAACTCCGGCGCCCTCTTCCTCGCGGCAACCTCCAACGTCGCGAACGCCAACAGCGTGGTCGCCGACGACGCCGGGATCGAACGCACCGCACCGCTGATGCGCAAGCTGATCTCCGTCCAGGGCGCCCTCGAACAGAGCACCGACGACCCGTTCCGGGCCTTCATCAGCGGCAGCGGCGAACCGCTGATCCTGGTGTACGAGTCCCAGGTGGCCTCCCTGCTGCTCCAGCACCAGGACCCCGGCGACATGGTCGTGCTCTACCCGGACACCACCGTCAACACGGCGCACACCTTCGTCCCGCTCACCGGGCAGGCGAAGGAGCTGGGCACCCTCCTCGCCACCGATCCGAGGCTGCGCGAGCTGGCCGTCCAACGCGGGTTCCGCCCCCAGGACGGCGTGCCCGAGTTCACCGCCGCGACCGCACCGCACGCCGGCTACCTCAACCCTGGGCTGACCGGGATCCGCCAGGTCGGCACACCCACCGTCAAGATCCTCATGGCGCTCGCCCAGCGCGCCAAGAGTGAGGGGCCCACACCATGA
- a CDS encoding MepB family protein codes for MTTGEPDAPAVGSWAGAGAVHEDLLVAKALVYDRCGFTCSRPVAEAESAEYGAYEFTLDGLRVTFRAARTTPTKAGQFVTVWKRSDAGPIRPFDVGDPVDLVVVSARDGDRFGQFVFPRDVLRARGILSVNGAGGKRAFRVYPPWVAVESRQARGTQAWQAACFLDVGTGTAIDLARARALHHPA; via the coding sequence ATGACCACCGGTGAGCCGGATGCGCCCGCGGTCGGGTCGTGGGCGGGCGCGGGGGCGGTGCACGAGGATCTCCTCGTGGCGAAGGCGCTGGTCTACGACCGGTGCGGGTTCACGTGTTCCCGGCCGGTCGCCGAGGCGGAGAGCGCCGAGTACGGGGCGTACGAGTTCACCCTGGACGGGCTGCGTGTGACCTTCCGCGCGGCCAGGACGACCCCGACGAAGGCCGGGCAGTTCGTCACGGTGTGGAAGCGGTCCGACGCCGGGCCGATCCGGCCGTTCGACGTGGGGGACCCGGTCGACCTCGTCGTGGTCAGTGCCAGGGACGGAGACCGTTTCGGGCAGTTCGTGTTCCCCCGCGACGTGCTCCGTGCGCGCGGCATCCTGTCCGTGAACGGGGCCGGCGGGAAGCGCGCCTTCCGGGTGTACCCGCCGTGGGTCGCGGTGGAGAGCCGGCAGGCCCGGGGAACGCAGGCGTGGCAGGCCGCATGCTTCCTGGACGTGGGTACGGGCACCGCGATCGACCTCGCCCGGGCCCGGGCCCTGCACCACCCGGCCTAG
- a CDS encoding toxic anion resistance protein, translated as MTLTPPEDGTFVLSAPEPVPPVRREQAAGLVPLQDGVRDEMARRAGEYVGSLAGIDTRSPEFAHRIGEIAGLGAADMRSASQQSNRMLERTVRSLGADGGGDAQARVSGSLVELRRTVEDLDPRDTPGKGLGKLLAKLPGGNRFRDHVAKYASSQATLNKIVGSLRSGQDELRRDNAALHTERARLWETMGKLQEYAVLTEALDGAVEQRIAEAEHTDPQAADALRADVLFPVRQKHQDLLTQLAVCAQGYLAMDVVRRNNDELVKGVDRAATTTVSALRIAVMLAAALDNQRTVIEQVNALKGTTEDLIRGNAEMLSTQSGEIQRIAADPAVGAETLRTAFAQIYKTLDAIDTFRVQATDNMAATVESLAGELQTASAYLARTRTAGALEGGAR; from the coding sequence ATGACACTGACACCTCCCGAGGACGGCACGTTCGTCCTCAGCGCGCCCGAGCCGGTCCCGCCCGTCCGCCGCGAGCAGGCCGCCGGGCTGGTCCCACTGCAGGACGGCGTACGCGACGAGATGGCCCGCCGGGCCGGCGAGTACGTCGGCTCGCTCGCCGGGATCGACACCCGCTCCCCCGAGTTCGCGCACCGCATCGGCGAGATCGCCGGGCTCGGCGCGGCCGACATGCGCAGCGCCTCCCAGCAGTCCAACCGGATGCTGGAGCGGACCGTACGCTCCCTCGGCGCGGACGGCGGCGGCGACGCCCAGGCCCGCGTCTCGGGCTCCCTCGTCGAACTGCGCCGCACCGTCGAGGACCTCGACCCGCGGGACACTCCCGGCAAGGGGCTCGGCAAGCTGCTGGCGAAACTGCCGGGCGGCAACAGGTTCCGCGACCACGTGGCGAAGTACGCCTCCTCGCAGGCCACCCTCAACAAGATCGTGGGCTCGCTGCGCAGCGGCCAGGACGAGCTGCGCCGCGACAACGCGGCCCTGCACACCGAGCGGGCCCGCCTGTGGGAGACCATGGGCAAGCTCCAGGAGTACGCCGTCCTCACCGAGGCCCTGGACGGGGCCGTCGAGCAGCGGATCGCCGAGGCGGAGCACACCGACCCACAGGCGGCCGACGCGCTGCGCGCGGACGTTCTCTTCCCGGTCCGGCAGAAGCACCAGGACCTGCTGACGCAGCTGGCCGTCTGCGCGCAGGGCTACCTGGCGATGGACGTGGTCCGGCGCAACAACGACGAGCTGGTCAAGGGCGTGGACCGGGCGGCCACCACCACCGTCTCGGCGCTGCGGATCGCGGTCATGCTGGCCGCGGCCCTCGACAACCAGCGCACGGTGATCGAGCAGGTCAACGCCCTGAAGGGGACCACCGAGGACCTGATCCGGGGCAATGCGGAGATGCTGTCCACGCAGAGCGGCGAGATCCAGCGGATCGCGGCCGATCCGGCGGTGGGGGCGGAGACGCTGCGGACGGCCTTCGCCCAGATCTACAAGACGCTCGACGCGATCGACACCTTCAGGGTGCAGGCCACGGACAACATGGCCGCGACCGTGGAGTCCCTCGCCGGGGAGCTGCAGACCGCCTCGGCGTACCTGGCCCGGACCCGCACCGCCGGTGCGCTCGAAGGCGGTGCCCGGTGA
- a CDS encoding pyridoxal phosphate-dependent aminotransferase, which yields MQVIQSTKLANVCYEIRGPVLEEAMRLEAAGHRILKLNTGNPAAFGFDCPPEILEDMLRNLGNAHGYGDAKGLLSARRAVMQHYQTKGIDLDVEDIYLGNGASELIQMSMQAMLDDGDEVLVPAPDYPLWTASVSLAGGTAVHYRCDEQADWMPDLADIERKVTDRTKAIVIINPNNPTGAVYDDEMLRGLTDIARRHNLVVCSDEIYDRILYDGVTHTNTAAIAPDLLTLTFNGLSKNYRVAGYRAGWMAVCGPKKHASCYIEGLTILANMRLCANMPSQHAVATALGGRQSIEDLVLPGGRILEQRDVAYDLLTQIPGVTCVKPKGALYAFPRLDPSVYKIKDDRQMVLDLLRAEKIMVVHGTGFNWPEPDHFRIVTLPNATDLADAVTRIGNFLDGYSQL from the coding sequence ATGCAGGTGATCCAGTCAACCAAACTCGCCAATGTCTGCTACGAGATCCGCGGGCCCGTGCTCGAAGAGGCCATGCGGCTCGAAGCAGCAGGTCATCGCATCCTCAAGCTCAACACCGGCAACCCCGCGGCCTTCGGCTTCGACTGCCCGCCGGAGATCCTTGAGGACATGCTCCGCAACCTGGGCAACGCCCACGGTTACGGTGACGCGAAGGGGCTGCTCTCCGCGCGCCGCGCGGTCATGCAGCACTACCAGACCAAGGGCATCGACCTGGACGTCGAGGACATCTATCTCGGCAACGGCGCCTCCGAACTGATCCAGATGTCGATGCAGGCAATGCTCGACGACGGTGACGAGGTACTGGTCCCGGCGCCGGACTACCCGCTGTGGACCGCGTCCGTCTCGCTCGCCGGCGGCACGGCCGTGCACTACCGCTGCGACGAGCAGGCCGACTGGATGCCGGACCTCGCCGACATCGAGCGCAAGGTCACCGACCGCACCAAGGCGATCGTGATCATCAACCCGAACAACCCGACCGGCGCCGTCTACGACGACGAGATGCTGCGCGGGCTGACGGACATCGCCCGCCGCCACAACCTGGTCGTCTGCTCGGACGAGATCTACGACCGGATCCTCTACGACGGCGTCACGCACACCAACACCGCCGCCATCGCCCCCGACCTGCTGACGCTGACCTTCAACGGGCTCTCGAAGAACTACCGCGTCGCCGGCTACCGGGCCGGCTGGATGGCGGTCTGCGGCCCGAAGAAGCACGCTTCCTGCTACATCGAGGGCCTCACGATCCTCGCGAACATGCGCCTGTGCGCGAACATGCCCTCGCAGCACGCCGTGGCCACCGCGCTCGGCGGCCGGCAGTCGATCGAGGACCTGGTCCTGCCCGGCGGGCGGATCCTGGAACAGCGCGACGTCGCGTACGACCTGCTCACCCAGATCCCGGGCGTCACCTGCGTGAAGCCGAAGGGCGCGCTGTACGCCTTCCCGCGGCTGGACCCGTCCGTCTACAAGATCAAGGACGACCGGCAGATGGTCCTCGACCTGCTGCGGGCCGAGAAGATCATGGTCGTGCACGGCACGGGCTTCAACTGGCCCGAGCCCGACCACTTCCGGATCGTGACCCTGCCGAACGCCACGGATCTGGCCGATGCCGTGACGCGGATCGGGAACTTCCTCGACGGCTACAGCCAGCTCTGA